From the Lentimicrobiaceae bacterium genome, the window TATGAACATGTTTATCGTGGCATCCATTGCTGCCACTGTTTTTTGGGGAGGATGGATGCCTTTTCACATCGGTGGATGGGAAGCATTTAACAATATAATGGATTATATACCACCATTTATCTGGTATATTGGAAAAACCTTTGTAATCATTTTTATAATGATGTGGTTCAAATGGACTTTCCCACGATTGAGAATAGACCAACTTCTTACTCTCGAATGGAAATATCTTCTCCCTATCAATCTTATCAATGTATTATTGATGGCTTTTATCGTACTCATGGGTTGGCATTTTTAACAGAGCTATGAACAGTATAATCAAATATATTACCGACGTTTATAAGGGAGTAATCTCCCTGCTGACTGGATTGAAAGTTACCGGAAAGTATTTTTTTAGTCCGAAAGAAATTGTTACCCAACAATATCCTGAAAACCGTATCGGGAAGAATACCCGGACGAAAAAAAAGCTGGAAATGTTTGAACGGTTTAAGGGTGAAATTGTTATGCCTCATAATGACAAGAATGAGCACAAATGTACCGGTTGTGGAATTTGTGAAATAAACTGCCCAAACGGTACTATTGAAGTAATATCGCAATTCAGGGTAAACGAAGAAGGCAAAAAGAAAAGGGAATTGGACAAACACATTTACCACCTGGGAATGTGCACATTCTGCGGGCTTTGCATTAAAAACTGCCCATCTACTGCCATAGCTTTTTCTCAGGAATTTGAACATGCCGTATTCGACAGGAGTAAGCTTACAAAAATTTTAAATAAAGAAGGTTCCACCTTAATGAAAGGAGTAGAGTGATGGGAATAACATCCAATCAGTTAATGTTTATAATCTTTGCCGGGATGATTGTCCTTTTTTCGATGCTTACCGTTACAAGCCGGCGAATATTACGGGCAGCCACTTATTTGCTTATTGTGCTTATTTCTACGGCAGGACTGTATTTTATGCTTAATTACCAGTTTCTCGCTGCCGTACAACTTACTTTGTATGCCGGAGGTATTGTTGTTTTGATAATTTTTTCCATTTTGCTTACCAGCCATATTAGTCAAAAGTTTGAAATTATTGCACTGAAGAAGAAACTATTTTCGGCTATTGCTGCCATAGCAGGGGCTGTATTGTGCATTACTTCTATACTTCAATTCGAATTTAAAGCTAACACAGCAGTTGAACAAGAAATAAATATGGATGTAATTGGGAAAAGCCTGCTTAATTATGGTGATAAAGGATATGTGCTTCCTTTTGAATTAATTTCTATATTGCTGCTTGCAGTTATGATTGGTGCCATTGTTATTGCTAAGAAACGTAAAGAATAATATAAAATATTTTTATATGAACGAAGGAATACCGTTACAATATTTTTTAATCCTCGGAACTATAATGTTTTTTGTAGGAATTTATGGATTTCTGGTGCGCAGAAACCTTATTACGATTTTAATGTCTATTGAATTAATTTTAAACTCAGTAAACATAAATTTTGTTGCGTTTAACAAATATTTATATCCCGACCAATTACAAGGACATTTTTTCAGCATTTTTATTATTGCCGTTGCAGCAGCCGAAGCATCGCTTGCTATAGCTATTATCATAAATATTTACAGGAGAATTGCAAGCATTAATGTGGAAGATGTTAGCGAAATGAAATATTAATTGTATGTATAATTACCATTTAACCAAAAAGTAAGAACAAACAATTTACTCGATATGATAAATTTCAGTTATACTATATGGATTGTTCTTATCCCGTTTTTAATGTTTTTGTTTCTCGGATTAACGGGACATAAACTCAAAGAACCCATTGCAGGTATTTTGGGAAGTATTGGCTTATTTACTTCAGCCGTACTATCGTATTTTACTGCATACCAATACTTTTTTAATATCGAAAAAATTGATGGCGCCTACCCAAAACTCATTGGCTTTAACAGCGTTTGGTTGAATTTTACCGAGCACTTGCA encodes:
- the nuoK gene encoding NADH-quinone oxidoreductase subunit NuoK, which encodes MNEGIPLQYFLILGTIMFFVGIYGFLVRRNLITILMSIELILNSVNINFVAFNKYLYPDQLQGHFFSIFIIAVAAAEASLAIAIIINIYRRIASINVEDVSEMKY
- a CDS encoding NADH-quinone oxidoreductase subunit H; amino-acid sequence: AFVIYLIAATAETNRGPFDLAEAESELTAGYHTEYSGIKFAFFFLAEYMNMFIVASIAATVFWGGWMPFHIGGWEAFNNIMDYIPPFIWYIGKTFVIIFIMMWFKWTFPRLRIDQLLTLEWKYLLPINLINVLLMAFIVLMGWHF
- a CDS encoding 4Fe-4S binding protein gives rise to the protein MNSIIKYITDVYKGVISLLTGLKVTGKYFFSPKEIVTQQYPENRIGKNTRTKKKLEMFERFKGEIVMPHNDKNEHKCTGCGICEINCPNGTIEVISQFRVNEEGKKKRELDKHIYHLGMCTFCGLCIKNCPSTAIAFSQEFEHAVFDRSKLTKILNKEGSTLMKGVE
- a CDS encoding NADH-quinone oxidoreductase subunit J, translated to MFIIFAGMIVLFSMLTVTSRRILRAATYLLIVLISTAGLYFMLNYQFLAAVQLTLYAGGIVVLIIFSILLTSHISQKFEIIALKKKLFSAIAAIAGAVLCITSILQFEFKANTAVEQEINMDVIGKSLLNYGDKGYVLPFELISILLLAVMIGAIVIAKKRKE